The following proteins are encoded in a genomic region of Lachnospiraceae bacterium KM106-2:
- a CDS encoding phosphohydrolase from calcineurin family, whose protein sequence is MSKKGKKKRRLFLKGILLLLLLIGIEFYISNFLLTVTSYEVANEKIPKDFDGYRIVQLSDLHSMSFGSGNRNLVNCVRKQKPDAIMLTGDMINSTDTSYEVFYLLVDKLVKIAPVYFIVGNHEQIASSRLPEIYAYLERKNVTVLRNERVVLKRGSSSIDLYGMWFSLNYYRDLTSDYAKSVFFTEAKMERLLGKSDRKRFSLLLTHSPAYFDTYASWGADLVLSGHIHGGMIRIPFKGGLFSPEKEFFPRFDAGFFQNGDSSLIVSRGLGNGTRGFRFFNTPEIDLIVLRSR, encoded by the coding sequence ATGAGTAAAAAAGGAAAGAAGAAAAGAAGGTTGTTCTTAAAGGGAATCTTGCTTTTATTGTTACTAATTGGGATTGAGTTCTATATTAGTAATTTTCTACTAACCGTGACTTCATATGAGGTTGCAAATGAGAAAATCCCAAAGGATTTTGATGGTTATCGGATCGTTCAGTTATCGGATCTTCATAGTATGTCTTTTGGGAGCGGGAATCGGAATTTGGTTAACTGTGTGAGAAAGCAGAAACCGGATGCGATCATGTTAACGGGTGATATGATTAATTCTACGGACACCTCTTATGAGGTGTTTTATCTTTTGGTGGACAAGTTAGTGAAGATCGCTCCTGTTTATTTTATTGTTGGTAATCATGAGCAGATCGCGAGTTCGCGTCTTCCTGAGATCTATGCTTATTTGGAGAGGAAAAATGTTACGGTTCTTCGTAATGAGAGGGTGGTTCTTAAGAGGGGGAGTTCTTCGATCGATCTTTATGGGATGTGGTTTAGTCTGAATTATTATCGGGATCTGACTAGTGATTATGCGAAGAGTGTTTTTTTTACGGAGGCTAAGATGGAGCGGTTATTAGGGAAATCGGATCGGAAGCGGTTTTCTCTTTTGTTGACGCACAGTCCGGCTTATTTTGATACGTATGCTTCTTGGGGGGCGGATCTTGTTTTATCTGGTCATATTCATGGTGGTATGATTCGGATTCCTTTTAAGGGTGGTTTGTTTTCGCCTGAAAAGGAGTTTTTTCCTAGGTTTGATGCGGGGTTTTTTCAAAATGGTGATTCTTCTTTGATCGTCAGCAGGGGGCTTGGCAATGGTACTAGGGGTTTTCGTTTTTTTAATACGCCGGAGATTGATTTGATTGTTTTGAGGAGTCGTTAG
- a CDS encoding DegV family protein: protein MESYQIITDTTIDMPQQLIEDLGVQALPLTFEIAGRNYHHYLDERELPLDDFYKMIKAGEFATTSQINIQVFQEAFRHVLEQGQDVLYLAFSSGLSGTYQSSMIAKSELQDEYPDRKIICVDTLCASCGEGLMIYLAAKKKKEGVSIDELAAWVEENRYHICTWYTVDDLIHLKRGGRISAVSATFGTALSIKPVMTVDNDGKLVVKDKVRGRKKSLLALVDHVKNDQAKEFADTVVITHAADEEAANFMADKIKEECHVTNVIITKMGPIIGAHTGAGAAVVAFFGGER, encoded by the coding sequence ATGGAGAGTTACCAGATTATAACAGATACTACAATAGATATGCCACAGCAGCTTATTGAAGATTTAGGTGTACAAGCACTGCCTTTGACATTCGAGATCGCAGGCAGAAATTATCATCATTATCTGGATGAACGTGAATTACCTTTAGATGATTTTTATAAAATGATTAAAGCTGGTGAGTTTGCAACAACGAGCCAGATCAATATACAAGTATTTCAAGAAGCATTTCGTCATGTTTTAGAGCAGGGACAGGATGTCTTATATCTTGCATTTTCCTCTGGATTAAGTGGGACTTATCAGTCTTCTATGATCGCAAAGAGCGAATTACAGGATGAATACCCAGACCGAAAGATCATCTGTGTGGACACTTTATGCGCTTCTTGCGGAGAAGGTCTTATGATCTATCTTGCAGCAAAAAAGAAGAAAGAGGGGGTATCTATTGATGAGTTAGCTGCCTGGGTGGAAGAGAATCGATATCACATTTGTACTTGGTATACGGTAGATGATTTAATCCATTTAAAGCGCGGTGGCAGAATCAGTGCGGTGTCAGCAACCTTTGGTACGGCATTAAGTATTAAACCTGTTATGACGGTCGATAATGATGGAAAGTTAGTTGTCAAAGATAAGGTAAGAGGACGTAAGAAATCGTTACTTGCTTTAGTGGATCATGTTAAGAATGATCAGGCAAAGGAATTTGCTGATACGGTAGTCATTACTCATGCGGCAGATGAGGAAGCGGCTAATTTTATGGCAGATAAAATTAAGGAAGAGTGTCATGTTACTAATGTGATCATAACTAAGATGGGGCCGATCATTGGAGCTCATACGGGCGCAGGGGCAGCAGTGGTAGCATTCTTCGGAGGAGAAAGATAG
- a CDS encoding hypothetical Cytosolic protein, producing the protein MGKLESFEKKIITLDEIQECYGIEKYEELVDLIGQLIKSNQLKAVKGKLNGKSKPLALKYRIISPKKEKVSYERELLITINPRLNIDHYKKHVKQYEKDREMIFRLNSYLSNHAELLDTKISVKERSYEIFGEEKYLDKHGKIVLKNLGLSLTDLNVYKSTEPLVYESQNDSYPQNLLIMENRDTYYSIRRALRMGHKTILGQRIDTVIYGEGKVIYQSLSDIDNCVEQYLKSLDNKIYYFGDLDYEGIGIFEGLAAEYGKKYQFYLLKDAYLKMIEKALKSENPLPKMKEGQAYQAGTEFFKYFTKKEQMQICNILEGGSYIPQEILNISDF; encoded by the coding sequence GTGGGGAAGTTAGAATCATTTGAAAAGAAGATAATAACATTAGATGAGATTCAAGAATGTTATGGCATAGAAAAATATGAAGAGCTGGTAGATTTAATTGGTCAATTGATTAAATCTAACCAGCTTAAAGCGGTTAAGGGAAAGTTAAATGGAAAGAGTAAACCACTTGCGCTTAAATATCGTATTATTAGCCCGAAGAAAGAGAAGGTCTCTTATGAAAGAGAGTTACTTATTACGATCAATCCTCGTCTTAACATCGACCATTATAAAAAACATGTGAAGCAATATGAAAAAGATAGAGAGATGATTTTTAGACTGAACAGTTATTTATCCAATCATGCAGAACTATTGGATACTAAGATTAGTGTGAAAGAACGAAGCTATGAGATATTTGGGGAAGAAAAGTATTTAGATAAGCATGGAAAGATCGTATTGAAAAACTTAGGTCTGTCCTTAACAGATCTTAATGTATATAAATCAACAGAACCACTTGTATATGAGAGCCAAAATGATTCATATCCACAGAATCTATTGATCATGGAGAATCGGGATACTTATTATAGCATTAGAAGAGCTTTAAGAATGGGACATAAGACTATTCTGGGTCAAAGAATCGACACGGTTATTTATGGAGAAGGAAAGGTAATTTATCAATCCTTATCCGACATTGATAATTGTGTGGAGCAATATCTAAAAAGTCTTGATAACAAGATTTATTATTTTGGTGATCTAGATTATGAAGGTATTGGTATTTTTGAAGGATTAGCAGCGGAATACGGGAAGAAGTATCAGTTTTATCTGCTAAAAGATGCTTATTTAAAGATGATCGAGAAGGCTTTAAAGTCAGAAAATCCGCTGCCTAAGATGAAAGAGGGACAAGCTTATCAAGCGGGGACTGAGTTTTTTAAATACTTTACGAAGAAAGAGCAAATGCAGATTTGCAATATATTAGAGGGCGGAAGTTATATTCCGCAGGAGATACTTAATATCTCTGATTTTTAG
- a CDS encoding DNA double-strand break repair Rad50 ATPase, whose product MSRIHAVRLINLNYNNNSIHIDDELFEFNSKSTLLSLRNGGGKSVLVQMLMAPFVHKKYRSTKERPFESYFTTKQPTFILVEWALDGGAGYVLTGMMVRQANEKIVDELNEPLEIIQFIHEYIAENEWDMMHIPVIDVDENGSKHFKRFHEIKQMFEETKKEKKYAFSYYDMNMVSQSRMYYSKLKEYGIDYREWEGIMKKVNLKESGLSELFQNAKDEAGLIDQWFLDAVENKLSREENRVRKFVELVASYVTGYRKNQANVNKVELIDQFKEDANGLLEIATSYEEQLAQAGIKENEIANLIYELRERIVELKKVEAKKESEIAAMDAQIKEIEYDEFSFGIHQNNDRLTIKTEEKKKLLDQLEGLKKELQSVENSRRLMELAKLYKDYAAASKEVKKYENELEILKKDSKTLEPERNQLGYNLRIYHEEKVEAHEEKVTEIKLEIETMKEMITSLNDEITIDHHTVAENKEKQGVLSGKIDNYTNLESKFNDRYEEQLQRNILGDYEPGTLDERKVAYTEKIEQIEDHKKQAIRKREEIKEESNELGHTLEEAKESLSLLKLDQIRLAEQKNEFEEEIIVRKTLLPYVKLGEEDVFEREKILLEFEKRILSEKAELHAVMAKADKEQAEYDKLKSGKVLELPKEFESQLKEQEIAYVYGMEWLKENALEQEKLDAVIKANPFLPYALVMTQQDMIKLENANMNVYTSSPVPIVVREQLEEKLTSEKNSRIYQFGAVSFYVSFNHNLLNKEGLESLLKKQEDKIASLKENVQQLSQEITFFEEKMNLIKYQKMTKKSYDSLLTAQKQNEKKISEAQAMVTASMTRMALLQKESDEISIELNQMDQTKARMIEQIKDFEELVASYREYIEQLERRNKLKNATIFLLDGLKDKQRKLKDCEECNARLNGDLSFEFDALKDQKNEKRLYETFVNGKAVEDFDYDTAKARFDSISKQVHEEQHVIEENLRDAKTILEERSEDLTFKAQQYNVLDESYKKISYNRYAESELMTKLEKLRAEETTQSEGIHSIEIELSKLNQDVRYLTDQMVKRLGKGVVKPKDQITATNFASRKNAKIADKNTLLQVLEEVKREHNSFDIALSGLSGFEYCRRTSEIKLDFTVKTIEELKSEMLMEYRAAQESIRGNRENLAATVAKVLRKEMYQDDFFAKPLEALEKMMDKPKDCKEHLMMTMQSYDAILDKLKVDLACLTQEEENVLVMLLDYVHEVHDNLGKIDRNSTIQIRGKSIKMLKIILPDWEEGKVLYEQHLKDCFSALVKRCMECFNKNENIEEVISKVITTKNLYHQVVGIGNIEICLYKIEEEKEYPISWTDVSKNSGGEGFLSAFVILSSLLCYMRREDTDLFVNKQEGKVLIMDNPFAQTNAAHLLKPLMEIAKKTNTQLICLSGLGGESIYNRFDQIYVLNLIPSMLKKNMQYLKAEHAKGEEVQAMTVSEVKVEEAEQIRLF is encoded by the coding sequence GTGAGTAGAATTCATGCAGTCAGATTGATCAATCTGAATTACAATAACAATTCCATACACATTGACGATGAATTATTCGAATTTAATTCCAAAAGTACGTTATTATCCCTTCGTAACGGTGGAGGTAAATCGGTATTAGTTCAGATGCTTATGGCACCATTTGTGCATAAGAAATATCGCTCCACAAAGGAAAGACCATTTGAAAGCTATTTTACAACGAAACAGCCTACCTTCATCTTGGTAGAATGGGCACTAGATGGTGGTGCCGGTTATGTGTTAACCGGTATGATGGTTCGACAGGCAAATGAAAAGATCGTAGATGAACTGAATGAACCACTTGAGATCATTCAGTTTATTCATGAATATATAGCAGAAAATGAATGGGATATGATGCATATCCCGGTAATCGACGTGGATGAAAACGGCAGTAAGCATTTCAAACGTTTCCACGAGATTAAGCAGATGTTTGAAGAGACGAAGAAAGAGAAGAAATATGCATTCTCTTACTACGATATGAACATGGTCAGCCAGTCCAGAATGTATTATAGTAAGTTAAAAGAATATGGAATTGATTATCGTGAGTGGGAAGGTATCATGAAGAAAGTCAATCTCAAAGAATCAGGACTTTCGGAATTATTCCAGAATGCGAAAGATGAAGCAGGTCTGATCGATCAATGGTTCTTAGATGCCGTAGAGAATAAATTGAGCCGTGAAGAGAACCGTGTACGTAAGTTTGTAGAATTAGTAGCATCTTATGTGACAGGGTATCGAAAGAATCAGGCAAATGTAAATAAGGTTGAATTGATCGACCAGTTTAAAGAAGACGCTAATGGATTACTTGAGATAGCAACTTCCTATGAAGAACAGCTTGCACAGGCAGGAATCAAAGAAAATGAAATCGCTAATTTGATTTATGAATTAAGAGAGCGAATTGTGGAACTTAAGAAGGTTGAAGCGAAGAAAGAATCTGAGATCGCTGCTATGGATGCACAGATCAAAGAGATTGAATATGACGAATTCTCCTTTGGTATCCATCAGAATAATGATCGTCTGACGATTAAGACAGAGGAAAAGAAGAAGCTTCTTGATCAATTAGAAGGACTAAAGAAAGAACTTCAGAGTGTGGAAAATAGCCGCAGACTGATGGAACTTGCAAAGCTCTATAAAGATTATGCAGCAGCGAGTAAAGAAGTAAAAAAATATGAAAATGAGTTAGAAATCTTAAAGAAGGATAGCAAAACTCTAGAACCTGAGCGAAATCAGCTTGGATACAATCTACGAATTTATCATGAAGAGAAAGTGGAAGCTCATGAGGAGAAAGTAACGGAGATCAAGCTTGAGATCGAGACGATGAAAGAGATGATCACATCTCTAAATGATGAGATTACCATCGATCATCATACGGTTGCAGAGAATAAAGAGAAACAAGGTGTGTTATCAGGAAAAATTGATAATTATACAAATCTAGAATCCAAGTTTAATGATCGTTATGAGGAACAGTTACAGCGTAATATCTTAGGTGATTACGAACCGGGAACTTTAGATGAGAGAAAGGTTGCTTATACAGAGAAAATCGAACAGATCGAGGATCATAAGAAGCAGGCAATCCGTAAACGAGAAGAGATAAAAGAAGAAAGTAATGAGTTAGGACATACGCTGGAAGAAGCAAAGGAAAGTCTATCTCTGCTTAAACTAGATCAAATTCGTCTTGCAGAACAAAAAAACGAATTCGAAGAGGAGATCATCGTTCGTAAAACCTTACTTCCTTATGTGAAATTAGGAGAAGAGGATGTATTTGAACGAGAGAAGATCCTTTTGGAATTTGAGAAACGAATCCTTTCTGAAAAGGCTGAACTTCATGCGGTCATGGCGAAAGCAGATAAAGAGCAGGCGGAGTATGATAAGTTAAAGTCAGGCAAAGTCTTAGAACTTCCGAAAGAATTCGAAAGCCAGTTGAAAGAACAAGAAATTGCATATGTATATGGGATGGAATGGCTGAAAGAGAATGCCTTAGAGCAAGAAAAACTGGATGCAGTGATAAAAGCCAATCCATTCTTACCTTATGCCCTTGTCATGACGCAGCAAGACATGATCAAATTAGAAAATGCAAATATGAATGTCTATACGTCATCACCAGTACCAATCGTAGTTAGAGAGCAGTTAGAAGAAAAACTGACTAGCGAAAAGAATAGCAGAATCTATCAGTTTGGTGCAGTCAGCTTCTATGTATCGTTTAATCATAATCTCTTAAATAAAGAGGGGTTAGAATCATTACTTAAGAAACAAGAAGATAAGATTGCATCTCTAAAAGAGAATGTTCAACAGCTATCTCAGGAAATTACGTTTTTTGAAGAAAAGATGAACTTGATCAAATATCAGAAGATGACTAAGAAATCATATGATAGCCTTTTAACCGCTCAGAAGCAGAATGAGAAGAAGATATCAGAAGCACAAGCGATGGTGACAGCATCTATGACTCGTATGGCACTACTGCAAAAAGAGTCGGATGAGATAAGCATAGAACTTAATCAGATGGATCAGACAAAAGCACGTATGATCGAGCAGATTAAGGATTTTGAGGAATTAGTAGCATCTTATCGAGAGTACATTGAACAATTAGAAAGACGTAATAAATTAAAGAATGCAACGATCTTTTTATTAGATGGATTAAAAGATAAACAACGTAAGTTAAAGGATTGTGAAGAATGCAATGCCAGACTCAATGGAGATCTCTCTTTCGAATTCGATGCCCTAAAAGATCAGAAGAATGAGAAACGACTTTATGAGACTTTTGTCAATGGAAAAGCCGTAGAAGATTTTGATTATGATACCGCAAAAGCGCGTTTTGATAGTATTTCAAAGCAAGTTCATGAGGAACAGCATGTAATTGAAGAAAATCTTAGAGATGCCAAGACAATCTTAGAAGAGCGAAGTGAAGATCTTACCTTTAAGGCGCAGCAATATAATGTCTTAGATGAATCGTATAAGAAAATTTCCTATAATCGTTATGCAGAATCGGAACTGATGACAAAGTTAGAAAAGCTACGTGCGGAAGAAACGACACAGTCAGAAGGAATCCATTCGATTGAAATTGAATTATCAAAATTAAATCAGGATGTGAGATATCTTACGGATCAGATGGTAAAACGTCTTGGAAAAGGCGTTGTTAAGCCAAAAGACCAGATCACAGCAACGAATTTTGCATCTCGAAAGAATGCCAAGATCGCCGATAAGAACACACTTCTTCAAGTATTAGAAGAAGTGAAGAGAGAACACAATAGTTTCGATATCGCATTATCTGGATTAAGCGGATTCGAATATTGTAGACGTACGAGTGAAATCAAACTTGATTTTACCGTAAAGACGATCGAAGAATTGAAATCTGAGATGTTAATGGAATATCGTGCCGCACAGGAATCCATTCGAGGAAACAGGGAAAACTTAGCGGCTACGGTAGCAAAAGTGCTTCGTAAAGAGATGTATCAAGATGATTTCTTTGCCAAACCATTAGAAGCACTTGAGAAAATGATGGATAAGCCAAAAGATTGTAAAGAACATCTTATGATGACGATGCAGTCCTATGATGCCATCCTAGATAAGTTAAAAGTAGATTTAGCTTGTCTTACGCAGGAAGAAGAAAATGTCTTGGTTATGTTGTTAGATTATGTTCATGAGGTTCATGATAATTTAGGCAAGATCGATCGTAACTCAACGATTCAGATCCGTGGCAAATCAATTAAGATGCTTAAGATCATTCTACCTGACTGGGAAGAAGGAAAAGTCCTTTATGAACAGCACTTAAAAGATTGCTTTAGCGCCCTTGTGAAACGATGCATGGAATGCTTTAATAAGAATGAAAATATCGAAGAAGTAATATCAAAAGTAATCACAACTAAGAACTTATATCACCAAGTTGTTGGTATTGGAAATATTGAAATCTGCCTTTATAAGATCGAGGAAGAAAAAGAATATCCGATCAGCTGGACCGATGTAAGCAAGAACTCTGGTGGTGAAGGCTTTCTATCTGCCTTTGTTATTCTTTCAAGTTTATTGTGTTATATGAGACGAGAAGATACCGATCTATTTGTAAATAAACAAGAAGGTAAAGTGTTGATCATGGATAATCCATTTGCACAGACTAATGCGGCCCATTTATTAAAACCATTGATGGAAATTGCTAAGAAGACAAATACACAGTTGATTTGTTTATCAGGTCTTGGCGGAGAA
- a CDS encoding peptidyl-prolyl cis-trans isomerase translates to MENKNPIVTFEMENGDVMKVELYPEVAPNTVKNFVSLVNKGFYNGLIFHRVIPGFMIQGGCPDGNGMGGPGYSIKGEFSMNGFENELAHTEGVISMARSAMPNSAGSQFFIMHKNSPHLDGQYAAFGKIVEGMDVVNKIAGTKTDYADRPREDQVMKTVTVDTFGVTYDEPEKC, encoded by the coding sequence ATGGAAAACAAAAACCCTATTGTAACTTTTGAAATGGAAAATGGAGACGTAATGAAGGTAGAACTTTATCCTGAAGTTGCTCCAAACACTGTAAAGAACTTTGTATCACTTGTAAACAAAGGATTTTACAACGGACTCATCTTCCACAGAGTAATTCCTGGTTTCATGATTCAAGGCGGATGCCCTGATGGAAACGGAATGGGTGGTCCTGGCTACTCCATTAAAGGCGAATTCTCAATGAATGGATTTGAAAACGAATTAGCTCATACAGAAGGCGTTATCTCTATGGCTCGTTCTGCAATGCCTAATTCAGCTGGAAGTCAGTTCTTCATCATGCACAAAAATTCTCCACATCTTGATGGCCAATACGCTGCATTCGGTAAGATCGTGGAAGGCATGGATGTTGTAAATAAAATTGCTGGAACAAAAACAGATTACGCAGATCGCCCTCGTGAAGATCAAGTAATGAAAACAGTAACAGTAGACACATTCGGTGTTACTTACGACGAACCAGAAAAATGCTAA
- a CDS encoding peptide deformylase: MAVRTLRYDGDDILRKKCKEVTEVNDKIRLYLEDMLDTLHNTRNGAAIAANQVGILRRLVVIDYCNTLLKLINPVILETSGTQECIEACLSFPNRYAKTIRPQKVTIQALNENGETIVVVGEDEMAKCFCHELEHLDGINFLDNAIEELCLDQD, from the coding sequence ATGGCAGTGAGAACTCTTAGATATGATGGGGATGATATTCTTCGTAAAAAGTGTAAGGAAGTAACAGAGGTTAATGATAAAATAAGACTGTATTTAGAGGATATGCTTGATACATTGCATAATACGAGAAATGGTGCAGCTATTGCCGCAAATCAAGTTGGGATACTAAGAAGATTGGTAGTTATAGATTATTGTAATACTTTGCTTAAGCTGATTAATCCTGTTATTTTGGAAACCAGTGGAACTCAGGAATGTATAGAGGCGTGCCTTAGTTTTCCTAATAGATATGCTAAAACAATTCGTCCGCAAAAAGTAACAATTCAGGCATTGAACGAAAATGGGGAGACTATTGTGGTTGTTGGGGAGGATGAAATGGCAAAATGCTTTTGTCATGAGTTGGAACATTTGGATGGAATAAATTTTCTTGATAATGCAATTGAGGAGCTTTGTTTAGATCAAGATTAG
- a CDS encoding oxetanocin A resistance protein: MIHEELSKRKLHGCQTYDCIGAGQRVAGMFPAEEKQENMEEIFHKMFLLHEMLWYLTEACSITVDEKKKEMIKIMMDEIDLIRELEVKVFLKRNLDELKQKVDRYLKDVSKEVMERFPIARKKEKQMDYMGKNLKGKDLSGMDFSMSFLIAANLCNTNLTGTNFLGADMRDTNISGADLRESVFLTQMQVNGAKGDEKTLLPRWIKRPSTW; the protein is encoded by the coding sequence TTGATTCATGAGGAATTGTCGAAGAGAAAGCTTCATGGGTGCCAGACTTATGATTGTATCGGGGCTGGACAGAGAGTTGCGGGGATGTTTCCTGCAGAGGAGAAGCAAGAGAATATGGAAGAGATCTTTCATAAGATGTTTTTACTTCATGAGATGCTTTGGTATTTGACAGAGGCATGTTCGATCACTGTGGATGAAAAGAAAAAAGAAATGATCAAGATTATGATGGACGAGATTGACCTCATCAGAGAGTTGGAAGTAAAGGTATTTCTTAAAAGAAATCTAGATGAGCTAAAACAAAAAGTAGATCGATATTTAAAGGATGTTTCCAAGGAAGTGATGGAGAGGTTTCCGATTGCTAGGAAGAAAGAAAAGCAGATGGATTATATGGGTAAGAATCTGAAGGGTAAGGATCTTAGCGGAATGGATTTTAGTATGTCATTTTTGATCGCTGCAAATTTATGTAATACGAACCTTACTGGTACTAATTTCTTAGGAGCTGATATGAGGGACACGAATATTTCGGGTGCTGATCTAAGGGAAAGTGTGTTTTTGACACAGATGCAGGTTAATGGTGCAAAAGGGGATGAAAAGACTTTGTTGCCGAGATGGATCAAACGACCTTCTACATGGTAG